The proteins below are encoded in one region of Nakamurella flava:
- the ptsP gene encoding phosphoenolpyruvate--protein phosphotransferase, whose product MTSTTAKAANSTGSDSGSAAADLSGVGVGRGSAVGTVVKLAPPVRPPADEAAPENLDESASLVKQSFDAVATELRVKAAGADPTVAAVLEATSLMAQDPGLYADVERRMKAGTGPATAVDQAVEGFCTVLESMGGYMAERVTDLRDVRDRIVAHVLGVPAPGLPTMTEPSVVVAADLAPADTATLDLDHVVAIVTELGGPTSHTAIIAAQLDLPCVVRVSGALTLSDGDVVAVDAAAGSITRDPDQALRDEVTARAHARAALKTAGSGPGRTKDGVGIQLLANVGKVEDAERAAKEDVEGVGLFRTEVLFLDSATAPSVEQQIKAYSRVFSAFGDRKVVIRTLDAGADKPLAFAPSDEEENPALGVRGLRMDKKYPQLLADQLEAIAQAAKETGTKPWVMAPMVSTVHEAESFEAQVKAQGLPVGGIMIEVPAAALRGRHLIEKVDFFSIGTNDLTQYAMATDRMAGELAELLDPWQPAVLDLIAYAGEAGQGAGKPVGVCGEAARDPLLALVLVGLGITSLSMAPNGVPAVRFALARTDLAECQAMAAAARDAVDAASARAAVEALVDPEVLLAI is encoded by the coding sequence ATGACCTCCACCACTGCGAAGGCCGCGAACAGCACCGGAAGTGACAGCGGATCCGCCGCGGCCGACCTGAGCGGGGTCGGCGTCGGCCGGGGCTCTGCGGTCGGCACGGTCGTCAAGCTCGCCCCGCCGGTCCGGCCGCCCGCCGACGAGGCGGCGCCGGAAAACCTCGACGAGAGCGCGTCCCTGGTCAAGCAGTCGTTCGACGCGGTGGCCACCGAACTGCGGGTCAAGGCGGCCGGCGCGGATCCGACGGTGGCGGCCGTCCTGGAGGCCACCTCGCTGATGGCCCAGGACCCGGGCCTGTACGCCGACGTCGAGCGTCGGATGAAGGCCGGTACCGGTCCGGCCACCGCGGTCGACCAGGCCGTCGAGGGGTTCTGCACCGTCCTGGAATCGATGGGCGGCTACATGGCCGAGCGCGTCACCGACCTGCGGGACGTCCGGGACCGGATCGTCGCCCACGTACTGGGGGTCCCCGCGCCGGGCCTGCCGACGATGACGGAGCCGTCCGTGGTGGTGGCCGCCGACCTCGCCCCCGCCGACACCGCCACCCTCGACCTGGACCACGTGGTCGCGATCGTCACCGAGCTCGGCGGCCCGACCAGTCACACCGCGATCATCGCCGCCCAGCTCGACCTGCCCTGCGTGGTGCGGGTGTCCGGCGCGCTCACCCTGTCCGACGGTGACGTCGTCGCGGTCGATGCTGCGGCCGGGTCGATCACCCGTGACCCCGATCAGGCGCTCCGCGACGAGGTGACCGCCCGCGCCCACGCCCGCGCGGCCCTCAAGACCGCCGGTTCCGGCCCGGGCCGAACCAAGGACGGCGTCGGCATCCAGCTGCTGGCCAACGTCGGCAAGGTCGAGGACGCCGAACGGGCGGCCAAGGAGGACGTCGAGGGCGTCGGACTGTTCCGCACCGAGGTGCTGTTCCTGGACTCGGCGACCGCACCGAGCGTCGAGCAGCAGATCAAGGCCTACTCGCGGGTGTTCAGCGCGTTCGGTGACCGCAAGGTCGTCATCCGCACCCTGGACGCCGGCGCCGACAAGCCGCTGGCCTTCGCGCCCAGCGACGAGGAGGAGAACCCCGCGCTGGGGGTGCGTGGCCTGCGGATGGACAAGAAGTATCCGCAGCTGCTGGCCGACCAGCTCGAGGCCATCGCGCAGGCGGCCAAGGAGACCGGGACCAAGCCGTGGGTCATGGCACCCATGGTGTCGACCGTCCACGAGGCGGAGTCCTTCGAGGCCCAGGTCAAGGCCCAAGGCCTACCGGTCGGCGGCATCATGATTGAGGTCCCGGCCGCCGCGCTGCGGGGTCGCCATCTCATCGAGAAGGTCGACTTCTTCTCCATCGGCACCAACGACCTGACCCAGTACGCGATGGCCACCGACCGGATGGCCGGGGAGCTGGCCGAACTGCTCGATCCGTGGCAGCCGGCGGTGCTCGACCTCATCGCCTACGCCGGGGAGGCCGGGCAGGGTGCCGGCAAGCCGGTCGGCGTCTGCGGTGAGGCGGCGCGCGATCCGCTGCTCGCCCTGGTGCTGGTCGGGCTGGGCATCACGTCGCTGTCCATGGCCCCCAACGGGGTGCCCGCCGTGCGGTTCGCCCTGGCGCGGACGGATCTGGCCGAGTGCCAGGCCATGGCCGCCGCCGCCCGCGACGCCGTCGACGCTGCGAGCGCCCGCGCCGCCGTCGAGGCTCTGGTCGACCCCGAGGTGCTGCTCGCCATCTGA
- a CDS encoding glycoside hydrolase family 15 protein produces the protein MTVDFPAPGTVRIEDHAVLGDSATAALVATDGTIDWLCLPRFDGPAVFAALLDPATGGRWVVRPRGLRSVHQVYETDTAVLRTRLTADSGIVEIRDALVLSAPFRSGTSSAAGELLRRVEVLEGAVDLEVEISVRGGAAPVREADSGLRWPGGPAPDGWSADVPELRCWSTRAMPGLVDGADRLHLVAGDTCAFGLTWAADTGPAGDGSHAAPGTAAAVAAVDVALDRTIGHWRTWAACIDYDGPHRELVRRSAITLKVCDYGPNGALVAAPTSSLPETLGGVRNWDYRFTWVRDAAYTVYALRRVGLVAEGEAFLRWVLDHCVRNDRPHLLYTLDGEQPRTESEDPHLAGYAGSRPVRWGNAASDQIQHDVYGEIIDCAYQWVRAGGEVDDEMWSALCDLGHRALDQWQTPDHGIWEIRQEGRPFTYSVALCQVAVDRLARIARSTGRSEEAQGWSDAADEILAAVRDRALDDEKSHYTEHLDQGGTVDASLLTLPLRRVVPADEPAMVATVEAVVASLGHPEPGADLLHRYHPDVSPDGLPGEEGAFVLCSFWWVENLTRQGRDAEAAALLDRLCSRANHVGLLPEQIDPRTGAFLGNFPQAFSHIGLISAAVDLERRRTPA, from the coding sequence ATGACCGTCGACTTCCCCGCCCCGGGCACCGTACGGATCGAGGACCACGCCGTCCTCGGCGACAGCGCCACCGCCGCGCTGGTCGCCACCGACGGCACGATCGACTGGCTCTGCCTACCCCGGTTCGACGGCCCCGCCGTCTTCGCGGCCCTGCTGGACCCGGCGACCGGTGGCCGGTGGGTCGTCCGTCCCCGCGGTCTGCGATCCGTCCACCAGGTCTACGAGACCGACACCGCAGTGCTGCGCACCCGGCTCACGGCCGACAGCGGGATCGTCGAGATCCGCGACGCCCTCGTGCTGTCGGCCCCGTTCCGGTCCGGCACCAGCTCCGCGGCCGGCGAGCTGCTCCGCCGGGTCGAGGTGCTCGAGGGTGCGGTCGATCTCGAGGTCGAGATCTCCGTCCGGGGCGGGGCCGCCCCGGTTCGCGAGGCCGACAGCGGTCTGCGCTGGCCGGGCGGACCAGCCCCGGACGGCTGGTCGGCCGATGTCCCGGAGCTGCGCTGCTGGTCCACCCGTGCGATGCCCGGCCTGGTCGACGGCGCCGACCGACTGCACCTCGTCGCGGGTGACACCTGCGCGTTCGGACTGACCTGGGCGGCCGACACCGGCCCGGCGGGCGACGGTTCCCATGCGGCGCCGGGCACGGCCGCGGCGGTCGCCGCGGTCGACGTCGCTCTCGACCGGACCATCGGTCACTGGCGGACCTGGGCGGCCTGCATCGACTACGACGGGCCGCATCGGGAGCTCGTCCGGCGCAGCGCGATCACCTTGAAGGTGTGCGACTACGGACCGAACGGCGCACTGGTCGCCGCCCCCACGTCGTCACTGCCGGAGACCCTGGGCGGCGTCCGTAACTGGGATTACCGCTTCACCTGGGTCCGCGATGCGGCCTACACGGTGTACGCGCTCCGCCGCGTCGGCCTGGTCGCCGAGGGCGAGGCGTTCCTGCGGTGGGTGCTCGACCACTGCGTCCGCAACGACCGCCCCCATCTGCTCTACACGCTCGACGGTGAGCAGCCGCGGACCGAGTCGGAGGATCCGCACCTGGCCGGGTACGCCGGCTCCCGGCCGGTGCGATGGGGCAACGCCGCCAGCGACCAGATCCAGCACGACGTGTACGGCGAGATCATCGACTGCGCCTACCAGTGGGTGCGGGCCGGTGGCGAGGTCGATGACGAGATGTGGTCCGCCCTGTGCGATCTCGGCCACCGGGCGCTGGACCAGTGGCAGACCCCGGACCACGGCATCTGGGAGATCCGCCAGGAGGGCAGGCCCTTCACCTACTCGGTGGCGCTCTGTCAGGTGGCGGTCGACCGGCTCGCCCGGATCGCCCGGTCGACCGGTCGATCCGAAGAGGCCCAGGGCTGGTCCGATGCGGCCGACGAGATCCTCGCCGCCGTGCGCGACCGCGCCCTGGACGACGAGAAAAGTCACTACACCGAGCATCTCGATCAGGGCGGGACGGTGGATGCCAGCCTGTTGACGCTGCCGTTGCGGCGGGTCGTGCCGGCCGACGAACCGGCGATGGTCGCCACCGTCGAGGCCGTGGTCGCCTCCCTCGGTCACCCGGAACCCGGCGCCGATCTGCTGCACCGTTACCACCCCGACGTCAGCCCCGACGGGCTGCCCGGTGAGGAGGGTGCGTTCGTCCTCTGTTCGTTCTGGTGGGTCGAGAACCTGACCCGACAGGGTCGCGACGCGGAGGCGGCCGCACTGCTCGACCGTCTGTGCTCCCGGGCCAATCATGTGGGTCTGCTGCCCGAGCAGATCGATCCGCGGACGGGCGCCTTCCTGGGCAACTTCCCGCAGGCGTTCAGCCACATCGGGTTGATCAGCGCGGCCGTCGACCTGGAGCGCCGGCGAACCCCGGCCTGA
- a CDS encoding PRC-barrel domain-containing protein translates to MMFTDVVGQKVVATDTAVTVGKVADVVVDAQTRTVVGLTLAKTPGEGTALPWANLKAVGTDAVTVASADAIVVPDEELARLSDKKHTMLGKRVLSTAGVEIGKLKDVDFDPSDGRVIGLILDTQAVDASYLLGCGSWAVVLRSADMPPTDGSSSSVAAEPTSAS, encoded by the coding sequence ATGATGTTCACCGATGTGGTGGGCCAGAAGGTCGTCGCCACCGACACGGCCGTGACCGTCGGGAAGGTCGCCGACGTCGTCGTCGACGCCCAGACGCGTACCGTCGTGGGGCTCACCCTGGCCAAGACGCCGGGCGAGGGCACGGCGCTGCCGTGGGCCAACCTGAAGGCCGTCGGCACCGACGCCGTGACCGTGGCATCCGCCGACGCCATCGTCGTCCCTGACGAGGAGTTGGCCCGGCTCAGCGACAAGAAGCACACCATGCTGGGGAAGCGGGTGCTCAGCACCGCCGGTGTCGAGATCGGCAAGCTCAAGGACGTGGACTTCGACCCGTCCGACGGTCGGGTCATCGGCCTGATCCTCGACACCCAGGCCGTGGACGCGTCCTACCTGCTGGGCTGCGGCTCATGGGCCGTGGTGCTGCGCAGTGCCGACATGCCGCCGACCGATGGCTCGTCGAGTTCCGTCGCGGCGGAACCGACCAGCGCCAGCTGA
- a CDS encoding PRC-barrel domain-containing protein encodes MGVLLRASEVAKLPVVTFAGEDVAQIKDVVYVGNGGEVAGFTLNGRGFFAGALKVTLPWAKVVGLGPDAAIIADEDALVPPEELLAAAAGEDGTGGAAGDVLRSQVLTDDGTALGVVVDVVLGIGAPAGSDQHGKADVVGYEIDPAESLGRGKNRLFIPLPDTLAVSGEHLIVPAVARDFVTDDLAGFGAAVDDFRARLRGFENEGGNR; translated from the coding sequence ATGGGTGTGCTGCTACGCGCCAGTGAAGTGGCCAAACTGCCGGTCGTCACGTTCGCCGGAGAGGACGTGGCCCAGATCAAGGACGTCGTGTACGTCGGCAACGGCGGAGAGGTGGCCGGCTTCACGCTGAACGGCCGCGGCTTCTTCGCCGGGGCCCTCAAGGTGACGCTGCCCTGGGCCAAGGTCGTCGGGCTCGGCCCCGACGCTGCCATCATCGCCGACGAGGACGCCCTCGTCCCGCCCGAGGAGCTACTGGCCGCGGCAGCCGGGGAGGACGGCACGGGCGGCGCGGCCGGGGACGTCCTGCGTTCCCAGGTGCTCACCGACGACGGCACGGCGCTCGGCGTGGTCGTCGATGTCGTCCTCGGCATCGGTGCACCCGCCGGATCGGACCAGCATGGCAAGGCCGACGTCGTCGGCTACGAGATCGACCCCGCCGAGAGCCTCGGCCGCGGCAAGAACCGGCTGTTCATCCCGTTGCCCGACACGCTGGCCGTGTCCGGTGAGCACCTCATCGTGCCGGCGGTGGCCCGCGACTTCGTCACCGACGACCTGGCCGGGTTCGGCGCCGCCGTCGACGACTTCCGTGCCCGCCTGCGCGGTTTCGAGAACGAGGGAGGGAACCGCTGA
- a CDS encoding ArsR/SmtB family transcription factor: protein MPPVDIAAGPVHVRKAALFRALGSPLRIRVLELLADGEGMTVAQLLAATATEPSTLSSNLAVLRGVGVVVARRSGSSVSYRLTNPSVAGFLRAAREFLLSTLDEDQLLRSDLESELGRSRPADAEVRE from the coding sequence ATGCCGCCAGTGGACATTGCCGCCGGACCCGTCCATGTGCGGAAGGCCGCGCTCTTCCGCGCCCTGGGCAGCCCGCTGCGCATCCGGGTGCTGGAGCTGTTGGCGGACGGCGAGGGAATGACGGTGGCTCAGCTGTTGGCCGCGACAGCGACCGAACCGTCCACCCTGTCCAGCAACCTGGCGGTGCTCCGCGGGGTGGGGGTCGTCGTCGCCCGGCGGTCCGGGTCGAGCGTGAGCTACCGACTGACCAACCCCTCGGTGGCCGGATTCCTGCGGGCGGCGCGCGAGTTCCTCCTGAGCACCTTGGACGAGGACCAGCTGTTGCGGTCCGACCTGGAGTCCGAGTTGGGTCGCAGCCGGCCGGCCGACGCGGAGGTTCGCGAGTGA
- a CDS encoding SulP family inorganic anion transporter, which translates to MSAAITGGPPAGGPVPPGRPLAGLLRHLGAVALPRAADYRGARTSWRADLTAGLTVGVVALPLALGFGVSSGLGAAAGLITAVVAGVVAAVFGGSHVQVSGPTGAMTVVLVPIVAHYGPGAVAVIGLLAGVLVMTAGLARLGQLVAYLPWPVLEGFTLGIAAIIFLQQIPLVSPVEHSGESTVAAAVTATLHASWPAVWPSLVVVAVVVAIMVVLPRWVRGIPASLVAVVVSSVLVAETGLAVPTIGPLPEGLPTPSLPVLSLSALPSLLGPALAVAALCAIESLLSARVADRLAGAPPARRTEPDRELFGQGLACVASAMVGGMPATGAIARTAVNVRTGARTRVAAVVHSLVLLAVVLFGATLVSGIPLAALAAVLMVTAVRMVESRVVRSVIHAGRAEWAIFAVTAAVTVLVDLITAIEVGIVLAGLLALRAVARSSRLTPGAAGTGIDPPPGVEVQRVDGSLFFAAAPTLFSTFALAPSTSVLVLRLSSVHALDISGAAHLAERIDQWTADGVTVLLKGTRPDHAATLEAAGLPQRLHCSLPADDPDHVVDHSFAELDRAVQHAARHVQRC; encoded by the coding sequence GTGAGTGCCGCCATCACCGGCGGTCCACCTGCGGGCGGCCCCGTTCCCCCGGGGCGCCCCCTGGCCGGCCTGCTCCGGCACCTCGGTGCCGTGGCCCTCCCCCGGGCCGCGGACTACCGCGGCGCTCGCACGTCCTGGCGCGCCGACCTGACGGCCGGACTGACGGTCGGCGTCGTCGCGCTGCCCCTTGCCCTCGGATTCGGGGTCTCCTCCGGGCTGGGCGCCGCAGCCGGGCTGATCACCGCGGTGGTCGCCGGCGTGGTCGCCGCGGTCTTCGGTGGTTCCCACGTGCAGGTGTCCGGGCCGACCGGTGCGATGACGGTCGTGCTGGTGCCCATCGTCGCCCACTACGGGCCGGGTGCGGTCGCCGTCATCGGGCTGCTGGCGGGCGTCCTGGTGATGACGGCCGGGCTGGCCCGGCTGGGCCAGCTCGTCGCCTACCTGCCCTGGCCGGTCCTGGAGGGCTTCACCCTCGGCATCGCCGCCATCATCTTCCTCCAGCAGATCCCGCTGGTCTCCCCGGTCGAGCACAGCGGAGAGTCGACGGTCGCGGCGGCGGTGACGGCCACCCTGCACGCGAGCTGGCCGGCGGTGTGGCCATCGCTGGTCGTGGTGGCGGTCGTCGTGGCGATCATGGTCGTCCTGCCCCGGTGGGTGCGCGGCATCCCCGCGTCCCTGGTCGCGGTGGTCGTGTCGTCGGTCCTGGTGGCCGAGACGGGGCTGGCCGTGCCGACCATCGGCCCGCTCCCGGAAGGCCTGCCGACGCCGTCCCTACCGGTGCTGTCGCTGTCGGCGCTGCCGTCGCTGCTGGGTCCGGCCCTGGCGGTGGCCGCGCTGTGCGCCATCGAGTCGCTGCTGTCGGCCCGGGTGGCCGACCGCCTGGCCGGGGCCCCACCGGCCCGCCGCACGGAGCCCGACCGGGAGCTGTTCGGTCAGGGGCTGGCCTGTGTGGCGTCGGCGATGGTGGGCGGGATGCCGGCCACCGGAGCGATCGCGCGGACGGCGGTCAATGTCCGCACGGGTGCACGCACCCGGGTGGCGGCCGTCGTCCATTCCCTGGTGCTGCTCGCGGTCGTGCTGTTCGGCGCGACACTGGTCTCCGGGATCCCCTTGGCCGCGCTGGCCGCCGTGCTGATGGTCACCGCGGTCCGGATGGTCGAGTCCCGGGTGGTGCGTTCGGTGATCCACGCAGGCCGGGCGGAATGGGCGATCTTCGCAGTCACCGCCGCGGTGACCGTGCTGGTGGATCTGATCACCGCCATCGAGGTCGGCATCGTGCTCGCCGGTCTGCTGGCGCTGCGGGCGGTCGCGCGCAGCAGCCGACTGACCCCGGGCGCTGCCGGCACCGGTATCGACCCGCCGCCCGGTGTGGAGGTGCAGCGGGTCGACGGTTCGCTGTTCTTCGCGGCGGCCCCCACGTTGTTCTCGACGTTCGCACTGGCCCCGTCGACGTCGGTACTGGTGCTGCGGCTGTCGTCGGTGCACGCCCTGGACATCAGCGGCGCAGCCCATCTGGCCGAACGGATCGACCAGTGGACGGCGGACGGGGTGACCGTGCTGCTCAAGGGCACCCGCCCGGACCACGCGGCGACCCTTGAGGCCGCCGGACTGCCGCAGCGACTGCACTGCTCACTGCCGGCCGACGACCCGGACCACGTCGTCGACCACTCGTTCGCCGAGCTGGACCGAGCCGTCCAGCACGCCGCCCGACACGTGCAGCGCTGCTGA
- a CDS encoding MFS transporter, with the protein MKAPDSSAATVPGTGAGVVRDTLTLTLFAALGVMAFLLNGLGSILVPLQEQLGVTAADVAFYPTLFAVALIAVGLLGGPLVHRLGHRSGLILSIALLGAGAALLASPARLLTLVGAVVLGLGAALSVLLVPVALTGRHQSAGPAVLGEANAVASITSLLAPICVATALGLGWGWRVGYLLPILPVALVVLFLLVRRPLGLSGPRTTPAVADPSVGGAPAPVTAPGLAPGRLAPRLAAVLLAVSVEFGFVLWAARAFVDWHGADVAVAAALSSAFLVGMAVVRALSTPLSAGRHPLAVVGVAALAALAGFVVFWTVPSVAGSAVGLLIAGGGVALMYPLLLGRVVAARPGETDRSSRFGTLMSGLAIAGAPLGLAVLADAVGLRSAYLAVPVVLVLLAAYCLVVVLQDRTTGPTTPD; encoded by the coding sequence GTGAAGGCTCCCGATTCTTCCGCCGCGACGGTCCCCGGCACCGGGGCGGGGGTGGTCCGGGACACCCTGACGTTGACCCTCTTCGCCGCGCTCGGGGTGATGGCGTTCCTGCTGAACGGTCTGGGATCGATCCTCGTCCCGCTGCAGGAACAGCTGGGGGTGACGGCGGCCGACGTCGCCTTCTATCCCACCCTTTTCGCAGTCGCGCTCATCGCGGTGGGCCTGCTCGGCGGGCCGCTGGTCCACCGACTCGGGCATCGCTCCGGACTGATCCTGTCCATCGCCCTGCTGGGTGCCGGTGCCGCCCTGCTGGCCAGTCCGGCGCGGCTCCTCACCCTGGTCGGGGCCGTCGTCCTGGGACTGGGGGCGGCCCTGTCCGTCCTGCTCGTTCCGGTGGCCCTGACCGGCCGCCACCAGTCGGCCGGACCGGCCGTCCTGGGCGAGGCCAACGCGGTCGCCAGCATCACCTCGCTGCTGGCCCCCATCTGCGTCGCCACGGCACTGGGGCTCGGGTGGGGCTGGCGAGTCGGGTACCTGCTGCCGATCCTGCCGGTGGCGCTGGTCGTGCTCTTCCTGCTGGTGCGCCGGCCTCTCGGGCTGAGCGGGCCGCGCACGACGCCCGCGGTCGCCGACCCGTCGGTCGGCGGTGCGCCGGCCCCGGTGACCGCGCCCGGCCTGGCGCCCGGGCGCCTGGCCCCGCGTCTCGCGGCCGTGCTGCTGGCCGTCAGCGTCGAGTTCGGCTTCGTGCTCTGGGCGGCGCGCGCGTTCGTCGATTGGCACGGCGCGGACGTCGCCGTCGCCGCTGCCCTCAGCTCGGCGTTCCTCGTCGGCATGGCGGTGGTCCGGGCGCTCTCGACGCCGCTCAGCGCCGGGCGTCATCCGTTGGCCGTGGTCGGGGTGGCGGCCCTCGCGGCGCTCGCCGGGTTCGTCGTCTTCTGGACGGTTCCGTCGGTCGCCGGGTCGGCCGTGGGCCTGCTCATCGCCGGGGGCGGGGTGGCGCTGATGTATCCGCTACTGCTCGGACGGGTGGTCGCGGCCCGGCCGGGGGAGACCGATCGGTCCTCGCGCTTCGGCACCCTCATGTCGGGGTTGGCCATCGCGGGCGCCCCGCTCGGATTGGCCGTCCTCGCGGACGCGGTCGGCCTGCGCTCGGCCTACCTGGCCGTGCCGGTCGTTCTGGTACTACTGGCCGCCTACTGCCTCGTCGTGGTGCTGCAGGACCGGACCACCGGACCCACCACCCCCGACTGA